The Actinomycetota bacterium genome includes the window AGGTCACGTCGCCCCTCGTCCGGACCCCACCGGAGCGAGCGCGTCGTGAAGCCGTGGGTCATGGGCGGAGTCTACCGGCGGTCCTGGGAGGTGCCGCGGTCAGCGGACGACCGCCAGGCCGTCTTTGATGACCGTTCCGTCCGGACCGGCCGTCTCAAAGACGTAGGGTCCATCGTCGGTTCTCCAGAATTTGGTGGTGATCGGCTGGCCGGGGATCACCGGCTTGGAGAACCGTCCGGCGAAGCGGGTCAGGCGGCTTGGGTCGCCGGAGGCCAGGTTCTCGACCGCGGCCCAGCAGGCGAACGCGAGCGTGTTCATGCCGTGGTTGATGACGCCCGGAAGCCCGACCTGCTTGGCAAACGAGTCGTCCAGGTGTATCGGGTTGTGGTCGCCGGAGGCCTGCGCATAGCGGGCCGGCTGGTCCGGGTCGATGCGCTGCTCCACCACGGCGACCGGGTCTGACTGCCTTGTCGCCGTGATGGACGGCACGGGCTCTCCGGTGGTGGGCTCCCCCGTGTGGCCCCGGACGTAGATCGTCCCGTAGAACTCGCCGAACGGCTCACCCGTCTCCGAGGCGTACACCACGTGGGCCGTGGCCGACGTCCCGCGCAGACTTCCTGCGATCCCGGAAACCCTCCCGCGGCAGACGAGCACGTCGCCCGCACGGATCGGGCGGTGAAAGCGCATGTCCTGGACGAGGTGGACCAGCCGCATCAGCAGGTCCACCGGCAGCGCCTCGGCCATGACGCCGGCCAGCGCGTCCCATCCGGCCACTATCGGGAAAAGAGGCGGGGCAACCGAGTCCGCCCCCTTGCGGTACAGGGGGCTGGGATCGTTGACCGCGTCCGCATAGCGCTCGATCGCCTCGGGCGTCACCTCGTAGCGGCGATCGTCGGACCAGATGCCGACCGTGTCGTGGTTGATCGCCACGACTATCTCCTGGTAGCGGAGGGGCTCCGCGTGGCCGACGGCGAAACTCGCGGAGACGGACTGCGCCCCGTCGCGGACGGGCTCACCGATGCAGCCGGCATCTTCTCCACCACAGTGGACTTGTTGATGTAGACCTTGGCCGTCGGCTGCTCGGCCCCCGGATCGCCGGGCGGACCGCCCTTGGCGAAGCCCTCAATCCTCTTGGCGATATCCATTCCGGTCGTGACCTTGCCCACC containing:
- a CDS encoding peptidylprolyl isomerase, translated to GDPKGDGTGGAGYKVTEAPPKTLKYTEGLVAMAKGGQETAGTSSSQFFIVTGPGGAGLTPDYALVGKVTTGMDIAKRIEGFAKGGPPGDPGAEQPTAKVYINKSTVVEKMPAASVSPSATGRSPSPRVSPSATRSPSATRR
- a CDS encoding MaoC/PaaZ C-terminal domain-containing protein yields the protein MAINHDTVGIWSDDRRYEVTPEAIERYADAVNDPSPLYRKGADSVAPPLFPIVAGWDALAGVMAEALPVDLLMRLVHLVQDMRFHRPIRAGDVLVCRGRVSGIAGSLRGTSATAHVVYASETGEPFGEFYGTIYVRGHTGEPTTGEPVPSITATRQSDPVAVVEQRIDPDQPARYAQASGDHNPIHLDDSFAKQVGLPGVINHGMNTLAFACWAAVENLASGDPSRLTRFAGRFSKPVIPGQPITTKFWRTDDGPYVFETAGPDGTVIKDGLAVVR